GAGCAGCTGCTCAAGCGTTGCCTGGAGCCGGCGCAGCAGATCTACGACTACATCCTGATCGACTGCCCGCCGTCGCTCGGTTTGTTGACGGTCAACGCCCTCACCGCAGCCAACTCGGTGATCATCCCGCTCGAGTGCGAGTACTTCGCGCTCCGGGGCATGGCGCTGCTGATGGACACGGTCGCCAAGGTTCAGGAGCGGCTGAACCCGCAACTCGAGGTGCTGGGCATCGTAGCCACAATGCTGGAGGCCCGAACCATCCACGGCAGGGAGGTTCTCAGCCGGGTGGGGGAGGCGTTCGGCGACAAGCTCTTCAAGACCGTCATCCACAAGACCATCAAGTTTTCGGAGGGGTCCGTGGCCGGTGTGCCGATCCTGGCTTACGCTCCCTCGTCCAACGGCGCCCAGGAGTACCGTGACCTCGGCAGGGAAGTGATGTCGCGTGCCTCGTAGAGCGAGCCTCCCCGGCGCAGACCTGCTCTTCGGTGAGCCCAGGGCTGCCCGTACCGAGGAGCCCGCCAAACCCGCAGCGGTGAAGTCCGCTGTGGAGGCCCAGGTCGCCGCGGAATCGGTCGAGCCTTCGGTCCAGCCCCCGGCGCAAGCCCCGAAAGCGTCGCCGGCTAAGGTCTCCGCCCCGCGTCCCCGGCACGAGGAGAAGGTCACCTTCTACTGCACCGACTCGGACCTCACCCGCCTGGAGGCCGCGAGGCTGGACCTTCGGGCCAACCACCGTCTGGCCTCCGACCGGGGCCGCATCGTCAGGGCGGCCATCGCCGAGATCCTCGACGACTTTGACGCCAGGGGAGCGAACTCGCTCCTGGTGAAGCGCCTCTCCTCCGAGTAGCAGCAAGCTCGAATCCACTTGTCTACAAGTCCCTCTCTGAGCGCGCCCAAATTGACTTGTCGACAAGTCGTCAAATGGCCCGGCTGGGCACAATATTCCGAACCTGAGACTAAGGGTCAAGTGGAACGTGAGGTTTTATAACCTTAAAGGATTGGTAAAGGTATGGAAAAATCCACTCGGCAACGAGTCGGGAAGGGAACTTGTCCACAAGGCGCCTTATCTCCAAGTCCCCTGCGATTTGTGCCTGGAAGCGAACCCATTTGCCCGTCTTGACACACCTGGTTCTACCGGGTACCTTACGAGACAAGGTATGGGGTGAGGCAGGAGTAAGCCGATGGGATCGGAAGACGAAGGAATCCAACGGGAGCTTTCCAGGGGAACCATGGAACTGGCGGTGCTTGCGTTGATCGAAGCTCGAAAGCGCTACGGGTACGACCTGCTGACGTCGCTCGGGAGCGCCTCGGATGGATCTATCGCCATCAAGGAAGGGACTCTCTACCCGGCGCTGCACCGGATGGAGGACGCCGGGTACATCTCGGCGTCGTGGGAGGCGGAGGGCCGTGCGGCTCCCCGCAAGTACTACTCGATAACAACCCAGGGCAAAGCCCGGCTGGAGGCACTGCGCACCGAGTGGCTGCGCCTGGCGTCGGGTATGGAGAGGCTGCTCAACGGAGGGGCAAGGTCATGAACGAGAACTACCTGAACGAGTTCCAACGCTGGACGGCGGGGCCCAAGGAGCGCCGGGAGGCTCTGAGCGCCGAGTTCTCGGAGCACCTGCAGGCGGCGGACGCTGCAGGGGAGCTGGGCTCCACGCTGGAGCGCCTCGGTCCTCCTCGCGACGCGGCTAAGGCGTTCGCGGCCGGCCACAGCCTCAGGCCGGCGCCGCTCCCGCGCCGGGTTGTGGCGGCGCTGATAGATGTCGCCATTCCCATCGGAGCGGTGCTTGCCCTGGTTGCGATCGGAACCTTTCTCAGCTCTGAGAACGCCGGGCTCTTCGCCGAGTTCGGCCGTGACGTGGCGGCCGAGCGCGAGCCGACCTGGGGGCTGGCTCAGTCCCTGGGCGCCCTGGTGGCCGTACTGGCGATGACGTGGTGGGTGGTCGGACTGACGGTGATGGAGTGGAAGTTCGGCCGCGGCCCCGGCAAAGCCGCTATGGGCCTGCGAGTGGTGACCGAGGAGGGCATCGCTCCGTCGTTCGGGCAGGTCGTGGTCCGCCGGCTGACCCTGGTCTTCTCGGGACCCCTTCAACTGATCGACTGGGCGTTCGCCCTGTTCGACCCCCGCCGCCAACGTGCGGTTGAGAAGCTGGCGCACACCATGGTCATCCAGGACGAGGGCGTTGAACCTCAGCCGGCGGGAGAAATGCGGCGGGTAGTGAGCAACGGAGCCTAAGCCCCGACGAGGATCAGGATGGCCCGGGCGCAGGCGTTGACCACCGGCCCGGCGAATCTCGGGAACAGGATGAACCCGACCAGCAGCAGGATCACGAAGCCCCACTTGTCGAGGAAGAACACGATGTGCTGCTTGCTCGGCGGCAGCAGGGCGCTCATGATCCGGGAACCGTCAAGGGGTGGGATAGGGAGAAGGTTGAACAGGGCAAGGGTGATGTTCAGGGTCAGGCTGATCTCCAAAAACCGCCCCCAGAGGCCTGCAGCGCCCGTAAATTCCGCCCCGCTGCGGACGAAGAGCACCAGCAGGAACGCGCTGACGATCGCCAGGATGACGTTGACCACCGGCCCGGCGATTCCGACGATCGCCGCACCGAAGCGGGCGCTCCGTAGCTTGTTGGGCGCAAAGGGGACCGGCTTGCCCCAGCCGAACCCGACCATGACCAGCATGAAGGTGCCGACGGGGTCCAGGTGGGACTTAGGATTGAGGGTCAGCCGGCCGGCCAGCTTGGCCGTGGGGTCGCCCTGAAGGGTGGCCGCCAGAGCATGCCCGTACTCGTGCAGAGACAGGGCGATGATGAAGACCAGCGAAAGTAGGATGAACCCGGCGATGTCGGGCGGGTTACTGAAGAGGTATCGAAGCACTTAACCTTAAGCATAAGGGCAGCTACCAAACAGAAGGTTTCAAGATGGCCAGAGTCTTTTCCGGAGTGCAGCCGACCGCCGATGCGCCGCATCTCGGCAACTACATCGGCGCTTTCCGCCAGTGGGTGGCGCTCCAGGAGCAGCACGAGTGCATCTTCTGCGTCGTCGACCTCCACAGCCTGACGATGCCCTGGGACCCCAAGCTGCTCGGCAAGCGCTCCCGATCCGCGGCAGCCAGCCTCATCGCTTCCGGCATCGACCCCGAGCGATCCGTCCTCTTTCTGCAGAGCGAGGTCCAGGAGCACACCGAGCTGGCTTGGCTCCTCACCTGCGTCTCCCGGATGGGGGAGTTGAGCCGGATGACCCAGTTCAAAGACAAGAGCCGCAACACCGAAAACGAGTCGATAGGCACCGGCCTGTACATGTATCCGGTGCTGATGGCGGCCGACGTACTGGTCTACCGGGGCGAGCTGGTGCCGGTGGGCGACGACCAGCGCCAGCACCTGGAGCTGATGCGGGACATCGCCGAGCGTTTCAACCGGACCTTCGGAGAGACCTTCCCGGTCCCCGACCCCTACATCCCGGCCGACGGCGCCCGGATCATGGGCCTGGACGACCCGTCCTACAAGATGACCAAAAGCACCGACCGGCCGAACAACCTGATCTGGATGAACGACCCCCCCGAGGTGGTGCGCAAGAAGATCATGCGGGCGGTCACCGACTCCGGCAAGGAGGTCGTCGCCTCCCCGGACAAGCCGGCGATCACCAACCTGCTGACCATCTACTCGGCCGTCACCGAGCGGCCGGTCTCCGAGATCGAGCAGGAGTACGCCGGCAAGGGGTACGGCGACTTCAAGAAGGGGCTGGCCCAGGCGGTGGTCGACTTCCTCGGGCCGTTCCGCGCCCGGTACCTGGAGATCCTCGATGACCCCGGCCAGCTCGACAAGATCCTCGACGCCGGCGCCGCCCAGGCCCGGGAGATGGCGCAGGAGACCATGCACGTGGTCCGGGACCGGGTCGGGCTGAGGCGCTCCTAAATACCGGCGGCCCTTCCCTTCGCTGGCTATTGTTGAACCCGTGACCTACGCCGTAAAGCTGGACGTGTTCGAGGGGCCGCTGGACCTTCTCCTCCACCTGATCTCCAAGGAGCGGGTGAACGTCGCCGACATCTGCATCGCCGACGTCACCGAGGAGTACCTGCGGGCGACGGCCGCCCTGGGCGAGGTGGACCTGGAGACCGCTTCGAGCTTTTTGATCCTGGCCGCCACCCTCCTCGAGCTCAAGTCGCTGAAGCTGCTGCCCAACCGTTCCACCGTCGACCCGGAGCTCCGGCTGCTCCTGGAGGAGCGGGACCGTCTGCTCCACAAGCTGGTGGTCTACGCCACCTTCAAGAAGGTCGCCGTGCGGCTCGAAGCCCGGATGTCGGCCAACACGGGCTTCCACTCCCGGACCGCCGAGCTGCCCGAAGAACTGGTCCCGGCGGCCCCGGACATCTTCCGGGGGCTGACCGCCGAGAAGCTGGCCCGCGCTGCGGTCCGGGCGTTAACCCCGCCCGAAAGGCCGTCGGTCGACACGTCGCACATCACCCGGATCACCGTCAGCCTCGAGGAGATGGTCGAACAGCTGCGGGCCCGAATGGAGCGGGAGAGGTCGGGCTCGTTCCGGGAGATCTGCCGCACGGCTCAGAGCCGGATCGACGTAGTGATCGCCCTGCTGGCGGTTCTGGAGCTGTTCAAGAGCCAGACTGTCGACCTCGAGCAGGATGACCCGTTCGGCGAGATTGCGATCACCTACCGGCCCGAAGCGTCCGGGGCGGCGTGATGGAAGACCTTTTGAGGCACCTGGAGGCGGTGCTCTTCATCGCCGACGAGCCGGTCCCCACCGCCGACCTGGCGGTCCTGTTCGAGCTCCCGTCCCATCGGATCGAGGAGCTGCTGACCGCCCTGGCGACCGGCTACGAGGAGTCCCGGCGCGGGATTGTCCTCCGGTCGGTCGGCGGGGGGTGGCGGCTGGCGACCCACCCCGAGTCGGCGCCGTACCTGGAGCGGTTTGTCGGGGAGCAGCGCCACGGGCGGCTCAGCCAGGCGGCCCTCGAGACGCTGGCAATCGTGGCCTACCGGCAGCCGATCTCGCGCGGCCAGCTGGCCGAAATCCGAGGCGTCTCAAGCGACGGCGTGCTGCGGACCCTGATCGCCCGGGGGGTGGTCGAGGAGGTCGGGCGTGACCCCGGGCCCGGCCAGGCGATCCTCTACGGCACCTCCCGGCTGTTCCTGGAGCGGTTGGGGCTAAACGACCTCTCGGACCTCCCGGCACTGGCGGAATTCATGCCCGACACCAAAGCTGTGGAGCGAATGGAGTCTGGACTCGGTCCCGGTCTGTAGTCTGGGGGGGTGAACAATCCACGCCCGCCCGCCAGGGGCGGCAAACCTCCCTTCGCCAAACGCCCACCGAACAAGGGTGGCCGCCCGTCGTACGACGATTCACCCAGACCCGCCGGTTCCGGCCGCAGCCGGACCTCCTCGGACGCCAAGCCGGGTTACGGCCAGCGGGGCGCCTCGGACTCCCGCCCCAGGTCCGAAGGCTCATCGGACTTCCGGCCCGGCCCCTCCCGGCCGCGGTCCTCCGACCGCAGCGGACCGTCCGATTTCAGGGACGGCCCCTCCCGGTCCCGAACTTCGGACCGCGGCGACCGGCCTGACTCCAGAGGGGGACCGCCCCGGTCGCGGCCCCCCGAAGGCGGCTCATCGGACTTTCGGTCCGGCCCGCCCCGGCCTCGCTCCTCGGATCGCCCGGGTAGCTCCGACCGCAGGCCCTCCGGGCCGGGGCCCCGCGACCAGCGGAGCAGGCCCTCTGACCGCAGCGCGGGATACCCCAAACGGGACGATCGCGCTTCCGGCTACGGCCGTCCGGAATCGGGAGGCACCAAACCTTCGCACTCCCGGCCCCGCCCGGCCCCCCGGGACGATTTCGCCCCCGAGCCCCGTAGCGGGCCGGCTCCCACCGCCTACGCCGGCTCGTCCCAAACCATCCAGAGCTCGACGACCGAAGGCGCCTCTCGCCCGGCAGCCAACCGCAAACCGGCCGGGAGTGGCGCCGGGCCGCGCCCCAAGCCGGCCCAGAAGCGGCAGCCCGCCGGCCGGGCGCCCCGCAAGGATCCCGTACGCCCTTCCGCCCCCCGCAAGCCCGCCGCCCGATCGTCGTCCGAGGTTCCGCCCCGAAAGCGGGCGACTGCTGCTTCTGACGCCCCCCTGGAAGGGACCCGCATCCAAAAGGTCCTGTCGGAGGCCGGTATCGCCTCCCGCCGGGTGGCCGAGGACATGATCCGCCAGGGCCGGGTCATCGTGAACGGGGACTTCGCGGACCTGGGCCAGAGGATCGACCCTGCGGTCGACCGGGTCGAGGTCGACCATCTGCGGGTGCAGCTCGACCCGACCAAGCAGTACTTCCTGTTGAACAAGCCCGAAGGCGTTATAACCACCACCAGCGACCCCGAAGGGCGTACGACGGTTCTGGACGTCATCGGCATCCACGAGAGGGTCTTCCCGGTCGGCCGCCTGGACATCGCCACCGAGGGGCTGCTGCTGCTCACGAACGACGGCGAGCTGACGCACCGGCTGACCCACCCCTCCTTCGAGGTGACCAAAACCTACGTCGCCGAGGTCGCCGGCACCATCGGAAAGGGCGTCATGCGCAAGCTCACCCAGACCGGGGTCGACCTGGGCGAGAAGGAGCTGTTTAAGGCCGACGCGGTCCGGATCCTCGGCTCCCGCAAGGGCCCCGGCGGCAACCGCAGCGTGGTCGAGCTGGAGGTCCACGAGGGTCCCAAGCACCTGGTCCGCCGGGTGATGGAGGCGGTCGACCGCCCGGTCCTGCGCCTGGTCCGGACGGGAATGGGGCCGGTGAAGCTCGGCCGGATGACCACCGGCTCCTACCGTCACCTCACTCAAGCCGAGGTGGACGCGCTGTATCGTGAAGTGGGCCTGTAAACCTTCAGGCTCACCCGAAGAGAGGGCTGAATTTCAATGTCACGAGTGAGGGGCCTGCGCGGCGCGACCACGGTTGCCGAGGACACCAAGCAGGAGGTCATGGACTCCACCGCCGAGCTGCTCCAGGCAATGATGGAGCGCAACGGTGTCGAACGGGACGACCTGGTGACGATCATCTTCACCGCCACCCCGGACATCACATCGGAGTTCCCCGCGGCGGCGGCCCGGTCCATCGGCATCTCCGACGTGCCGCTGTTGTGCGCCTGCGAGATCGACGTCAAGGGCTCAAAACCCCGGGTGATAAGGATCTTGATGCATATTTATACGGAAAAGAGTCTTGCCGAACTCCGGCACGTCTACCTCAAGGACACGCAGTCGCTCCGTACCGATCTACCTCAGTAGGACTTTCATGATCGAACGCAACCCCAAGGTCAACACCCTGGCCATAGTCGGCCTGGGTCTCATGGGCGGCTCACTAGGGCTCGCCTCACTCGAGCGCGGGCTCGCGGAGCGGGTGGTCGGCTTCGACCTCGACCCGGAGTCGGTCAGGCGGGCCCTGGATCGCAAGGCCATCACCCACGCCGCCCGCTCCCTCGCCGAGGCGGTGTCCGAGGCCGACCTGGTGGTGCTGGCCACCCCTGTGGGGTCGATCGGAGAGGTCTTCGCCGAGGCCGCGGCCTGGATGCCCGAAGGCTGTGTGGTCACCGACGTCGGCAGCACCAAAGCCGGCGTGGTGGAGGCGGTCACCCTCAGTGCCCCCGGGTCCGTGCACTTCATCGGGGGCCACCCCATGGCCGGGTCGGAGAAGGACGGCATCGAGGCGGCCACCCCCGACCTTTACGACGGATGTATCTGGATCCTCACGCCGACCGGGGCAACCTCGACCGAGGCTTACGGCAAGCTGATGCGTTTCCTGGCCGCGCTGGGCGCCCGGGTGCTGTCGCTGGATCCCGCCCGCCACGACGACGCGCTTGCCCTGACCAGCCACCTGCCCCAGCTACTGAGCAGCACCCTGATGGGGTTCGCCGCCGACGTGGCGAAGACCGGCGAGGGGCTGCCGCTGCTCACCGCCGGGGGCTTCCGGGACATGACCCGCATCGCCGGCAGCTCGCCCGACCTGTGGGTCGGCATCGTCCAGGAGAACCAGCCTGCCCTCTCATCGCTACTCAGGCGGTTCCTGGAGACGCTCGGCGAAGCCGCCGACGCGCTGGAGAACCACGACTGGTACCGCCTGCGGGCGATGCTCGCCGAAGCCCAGAGGGCGCGCCACGACCTTCCGGGCAAGCCCGGCCTGGAGCCCTCCGAGCTGGCCGAGATCCTGATCCCGGTGCCCGACCGCCCCGGCGTCCTGGCCGAGGTGACCACGACGGTGGGGGAGGCCGGCGTCAACATCGAGGACCTCAACATCCTCCACTCGGCGGAGGGGGGCCGCGGCGTGATCCACCTGGCGGTCAGCGGGGCCGCCAACGCCCGCACCGCCGCCGAGGCCCTGCAGAAAAAGGGCTACGAAACCGAGATCGAGTAGCCGGTGGACCAGACTTTTTCCCCGGTCTCCCGGCTCGACGGCCGGCTGACGATGCCGGCCGACAAGTCGATCGCCCACCGGGCGCTGATGTTCGCCGGCATGGCCGCGGGCACCAGCCGGATCACCGGGCAGATCTCAGGCGAGGACGTCAACTCCACCCGGCGATGCATGGAGGCGCTGGGTGTGGAGTTCACCGACGAGGCACCGGGAACGCTGATCGTGAAAGGGACCGGCTGGGAGGTACCGGAACCGGCGGCGCTCGACTGCGGCAACTCGGGGACCACGATGCGGCTTTTGTCGGGGGCCCTCGCCGGGCGCAAAGGCACTTTTACGCTTTCGGGCGACGATTCCTTGTCCCGCCGGCCGATGGACCGGGTCGCCGAACCGCTCCGTCTTATGGGGGCCAACGTGCGGACATCCGAGGGCGGCCGGCCGCCGCTGACGATCCGGGGCGGTTCCCTGAAGCCGGTCGTCTACCGGACCCCGGTACCCAGCGCCCAGGTGAAGTCGGCGATCCTGCTGGCCGGTCTGCAGGCAGATGGCCTGACCACGGTCCAGGAGGACTCGCCGTCCCGGGACCACACCGAACGCATCCTCGCCTGGCTCGGCTGCCGCATCCTCCGGACGGAAGGACAGGTGAGTGTGCAAGGCGGCGACCAGCTTTTCGGACACGGCGGTTTTGAGATGGAACTTCCCGGAGACCTCTCGTCGGCCGCCTTCTGGCTGGTGGCCGCCCTCCTTTCCCCGGCCGGGATGGTCGTTATCGAAGGGGTCGGCCTCAACCCCGGGCGCACCGGCATCATCGAAATCCTCGCCCTCATGGGGGCCGACCTCGGGCTCAATGCGAACCTGCCGGGCCCGGAGCCGGCCGGCACGCTTTTCGGACGCGCCTGCAAGCTGCGGTCAACCGAGGTTTCCGGCGACCGAATCCCGGCCGCGGTCGACGAGCTTCCACTGGTCGCCCTGGCCGCCACGCAGGCCGAAGGAACGACGGTCATCCGTGACGCTGCAGAGCTAAGAGTCAAAGAAACCGACCGCATAGCAGTCCTCGCCGAGGGCCTGCGGACATTAGGCGCTAAAGTGGAGGAGCGGCCGGACGGCTTGATCATCGAAGGGCCGACCCCGTTGACCGGCGGTGTGGTGCAGGCCGCGGGCGACCATCGCATGGCGCTGACCTTCGCCGTTGCGGGCCTGATTGCCCGGGAGCCGGTAACGGTCCAGGGCTGGGATGCCGCCTCCGTCTCCTACCCCGGATTCCTGGACGACCTCAAGAAAGTGGCCGGATGATCATTGCAGTCGACGGTCCCGCCGGGTCGGGCAAGAGCACGATCGCGGCGGCGGTGGCCAGGCGTTTGGAGATCAGCCACATCGACACGGGCGCCATGTACCGGGCGCTGGCCCTGAAGGTTCTACGCAGCGCGTTGGCTCCGGATAACGCGACGGCGGTGGCCCGGGTGCTTCCCGAGACGGAGATATCGGTCGGCAACGGCAGTGTCCTCCTGGACGGGGAACCGGTGGAGAAGTTGATTCGAACGCCCGAGGTGACTGCGGTCTCCTCGGTGGTGGCGCAGCACCAGCCGGTGCGGGTCTGGATGGTCGACCGGCAACGGCAGGTGGTCCACGGCACCCCCGGGGGAGCGGTGGTGGAGGGCCGGGACATAGGGACGGTCGTCCTGCCCGACGCCGACCTGAAGGTTTACCTGACCGCATCTCAGGAGCAGCGAGCTCGCCGGAGGGCGACCGAACGTGGGGCTTCCGAGGCCGAAGCCCTTTTGGAGGTCTCCAGCCGGGACGCCCGGGACATCTCACGGGAGCACTCGCCGCTCAGGGCCGCGGGTGACGCAGTGGTAATCGATACAACCGACCTCTCAATTGACCAGGTCGTCGACAGCGTTTTGCAAGCTATGAGAGAAAGGCAACACCCATGACCGAGCCAAACCTGCCCCGAGTGGCGGTGGTCGGCCGGCCCAACGTCGGCAAATCGACCCTGGTCAACCGGCTGGCGCAGCGGATGGACTCCATCGTCGGGCCGATGTCGGGGCTAACCCGTGACCGCTTGAGCGTCGAGGCCGAGTGGCGCGGCCGCAGCTTCATGCTGAACGACACCGGCGGCCTCATTGAGGAGGCTCTCGGCGCCGACG
This DNA window, taken from Actinomycetota bacterium, encodes the following:
- a CDS encoding cobyrinic acid a,c-diamide synthase, yielding MPRRASLPGADLLFGEPRAARTEEPAKPAAVKSAVEAQVAAESVEPSVQPPAQAPKASPAKVSAPRPRHEEKVTFYCTDSDLTRLEAARLDLRANHRLASDRGRIVRAAIAEILDDFDARGANSLLVKRLSSE
- a CDS encoding PadR family transcriptional regulator, coding for MGSEDEGIQRELSRGTMELAVLALIEARKRYGYDLLTSLGSASDGSIAIKEGTLYPALHRMEDAGYISASWEAEGRAAPRKYYSITTQGKARLEALRTEWLRLASGMERLLNGGARS
- a CDS encoding RDD family protein → MNENYLNEFQRWTAGPKERREALSAEFSEHLQAADAAGELGSTLERLGPPRDAAKAFAAGHSLRPAPLPRRVVAALIDVAIPIGAVLALVAIGTFLSSENAGLFAEFGRDVAAEREPTWGLAQSLGALVAVLAMTWWVVGLTVMEWKFGRGPGKAAMGLRVVTEEGIAPSFGQVVVRRLTLVFSGPLQLIDWAFALFDPRRQRAVEKLAHTMVIQDEGVEPQPAGEMRRVVSNGA
- a CDS encoding site-2 protease family protein — encoded protein: MLRYLFSNPPDIAGFILLSLVFIIALSLHEYGHALAATLQGDPTAKLAGRLTLNPKSHLDPVGTFMLVMVGFGWGKPVPFAPNKLRSARFGAAIVGIAGPVVNVILAIVSAFLLVLFVRSGAEFTGAAGLWGRFLEISLTLNITLALFNLLPIPPLDGSRIMSALLPPSKQHIVFFLDKWGFVILLLVGFILFPRFAGPVVNACARAILILVGA
- the trpS gene encoding tryptophan--tRNA ligase; this encodes MARVFSGVQPTADAPHLGNYIGAFRQWVALQEQHECIFCVVDLHSLTMPWDPKLLGKRSRSAAASLIASGIDPERSVLFLQSEVQEHTELAWLLTCVSRMGELSRMTQFKDKSRNTENESIGTGLYMYPVLMAADVLVYRGELVPVGDDQRQHLELMRDIAERFNRTFGETFPVPDPYIPADGARIMGLDDPSYKMTKSTDRPNNLIWMNDPPEVVRKKIMRAVTDSGKEVVASPDKPAITNLLTIYSAVTERPVSEIEQEYAGKGYGDFKKGLAQAVVDFLGPFRARYLEILDDPGQLDKILDAGAAQAREMAQETMHVVRDRVGLRRS
- a CDS encoding segregation/condensation protein A; its protein translation is MTYAVKLDVFEGPLDLLLHLISKERVNVADICIADVTEEYLRATAALGEVDLETASSFLILAATLLELKSLKLLPNRSTVDPELRLLLEERDRLLHKLVVYATFKKVAVRLEARMSANTGFHSRTAELPEELVPAAPDIFRGLTAEKLARAAVRALTPPERPSVDTSHITRITVSLEEMVEQLRARMERERSGSFREICRTAQSRIDVVIALLAVLELFKSQTVDLEQDDPFGEIAITYRPEASGAA
- the scpB gene encoding SMC-Scp complex subunit ScpB; translated protein: MEDLLRHLEAVLFIADEPVPTADLAVLFELPSHRIEELLTALATGYEESRRGIVLRSVGGGWRLATHPESAPYLERFVGEQRHGRLSQAALETLAIVAYRQPISRGQLAEIRGVSSDGVLRTLIARGVVEEVGRDPGPGQAILYGTSRLFLERLGLNDLSDLPALAEFMPDTKAVERMESGLGPGL
- a CDS encoding pseudouridine synthase, which codes for MNNPRPPARGGKPPFAKRPPNKGGRPSYDDSPRPAGSGRSRTSSDAKPGYGQRGASDSRPRSEGSSDFRPGPSRPRSSDRSGPSDFRDGPSRSRTSDRGDRPDSRGGPPRSRPPEGGSSDFRSGPPRPRSSDRPGSSDRRPSGPGPRDQRSRPSDRSAGYPKRDDRASGYGRPESGGTKPSHSRPRPAPRDDFAPEPRSGPAPTAYAGSSQTIQSSTTEGASRPAANRKPAGSGAGPRPKPAQKRQPAGRAPRKDPVRPSAPRKPAARSSSEVPPRKRATAASDAPLEGTRIQKVLSEAGIASRRVAEDMIRQGRVIVNGDFADLGQRIDPAVDRVEVDHLRVQLDPTKQYFLLNKPEGVITTTSDPEGRTTVLDVIGIHERVFPVGRLDIATEGLLLLTNDGELTHRLTHPSFEVTKTYVAEVAGTIGKGVMRKLTQTGVDLGEKELFKADAVRILGSRKGPGGNRSVVELEVHEGPKHLVRRVMEAVDRPVLRLVRTGMGPVKLGRMTTGSYRHLTQAEVDALYREVGL
- the aroH gene encoding chorismate mutase, yielding MSRVRGLRGATTVAEDTKQEVMDSTAELLQAMMERNGVERDDLVTIIFTATPDITSEFPAAAARSIGISDVPLLCACEIDVKGSKPRVIRILMHIYTEKSLAELRHVYLKDTQSLRTDLPQ
- a CDS encoding prephenate dehydrogenase; the encoded protein is MIERNPKVNTLAIVGLGLMGGSLGLASLERGLAERVVGFDLDPESVRRALDRKAITHAARSLAEAVSEADLVVLATPVGSIGEVFAEAAAWMPEGCVVTDVGSTKAGVVEAVTLSAPGSVHFIGGHPMAGSEKDGIEAATPDLYDGCIWILTPTGATSTEAYGKLMRFLAALGARVLSLDPARHDDALALTSHLPQLLSSTLMGFAADVAKTGEGLPLLTAGGFRDMTRIAGSSPDLWVGIVQENQPALSSLLRRFLETLGEAADALENHDWYRLRAMLAEAQRARHDLPGKPGLEPSELAEILIPVPDRPGVLAEVTTTVGEAGVNIEDLNILHSAEGGRGVIHLAVSGAANARTAAEALQKKGYETEIE
- the aroA gene encoding 3-phosphoshikimate 1-carboxyvinyltransferase, whose translation is MDQTFSPVSRLDGRLTMPADKSIAHRALMFAGMAAGTSRITGQISGEDVNSTRRCMEALGVEFTDEAPGTLIVKGTGWEVPEPAALDCGNSGTTMRLLSGALAGRKGTFTLSGDDSLSRRPMDRVAEPLRLMGANVRTSEGGRPPLTIRGGSLKPVVYRTPVPSAQVKSAILLAGLQADGLTTVQEDSPSRDHTERILAWLGCRILRTEGQVSVQGGDQLFGHGGFEMELPGDLSSAAFWLVAALLSPAGMVVIEGVGLNPGRTGIIEILALMGADLGLNANLPGPEPAGTLFGRACKLRSTEVSGDRIPAAVDELPLVALAATQAEGTTVIRDAAELRVKETDRIAVLAEGLRTLGAKVEERPDGLIIEGPTPLTGGVVQAAGDHRMALTFAVAGLIAREPVTVQGWDAASVSYPGFLDDLKKVAG
- the cmk gene encoding (d)CMP kinase — protein: MIIAVDGPAGSGKSTIAAAVARRLEISHIDTGAMYRALALKVLRSALAPDNATAVARVLPETEISVGNGSVLLDGEPVEKLIRTPEVTAVSSVVAQHQPVRVWMVDRQRQVVHGTPGGAVVEGRDIGTVVLPDADLKVYLTASQEQRARRRATERGASEAEALLEVSSRDARDISREHSPLRAAGDAVVIDTTDLSIDQVVDSVLQAMRERQHP